The sequence below is a genomic window from Tenacibaculum tangerinum.
TAGCGACTGAATCTAGTGAAATAGATAAACTTCATGCATACTACCAAGTTTTTAGGAGTAAATCCATTTTTCAAGATACCGAGTTTGCTATTCAACAAATTGTTGAAATTGCCTCACGAGCACTTTCGCCAGGAATAAATGATCCTCATACGGCCATTATATGTATCGATCAATTAACTTCTTCTCTAAACATGTTAGCAAAATCGAAAACGCCTAAGCAATACCTTACCAATGATCCCAATAAAATTAGACTTATCATACCTTCTACTAATTTTAAGGGTTTTTTGAGGGCTTCTTTCGATGAAATCAGGCAGTTTGGTGCTCAAACACCATCGGTAATCATTAGGTTAATGGAATCTATTAAAAAGCTGATACAGACTAGCGATTCTGAAAAGAACAAAGAAATTTTAAAAGCATACGCAACGCTAATTTTGGAAACAGGAGAAAAGAATTTTCATCTAGATAGTGATATTAGTGACTTAAGAATTGTTTATAACCGAGTTAAAAACTGCCATTAAAAAATAGTTGAAATTATAGTAGTTAATATTTTTTATTAACGCTATGCAAAACACACAAACCTGTATAAATATCAATTTAGCATTACTTTTTTTTAAGCTAAATAAAACTGCAAATGAGCACTTTTGAAACCTCTTGCTTTTGTAAATTGTGCTGTTTTCTAATATTCATTAATACATTTTTTTATTTTATAAAGGTTTGATTTATAGTATTTTTATAAATGTTTATTGAAATACCAGAGTGAATAATATGGATGAGTTTGCAAATATTTGAACCAAAATAAATTAACATACAATATTCAATTTTAACAATTAGGAGAGATATTTGCAAGGTTACATAAGTAATTTTAATTATAAGTTCACTCGAAATTTCATTGAGAAATACGTAAAGTGAATCTTATTATAAATAAATTATATAATAATCTTGGAAAGTATACTAAATAAAAGAACAATTAACATAAACTAAAATAGTATTAACTATGAGAATCTCAAATTTAATTTCGGCGATGTTTATAATCATTTTATTACAGTCTTGTGGAAGTACCCAAAAAGTTAACGAAGAAACTTTCTGGGTGAGTGGTTTAAAAACACCTTGCAGTGCAGGTGCAGGAAAAGCCATGTGTTTAAACGTTGCAAAAGCAGATAATTTAGAGGAAGCAAACTGGGAAAATTTTTATGCTCCTATCGAAGGATTTAACTTTAAAGAAGGACAACTACAAAAGATAAAAGTATCGGTTGAAAAATTGAACGCATCAGAAGTTCCTGCCGATGCTTCAAGCTTAAAGTATACGTTAAAAGAAGTATTAGAAACGCAACCTGATAACAGAGTATATCTTAGTGGTGGTTGGACATTGTCGCGACTAAAAGGAGGACCTTTAAACAGAATGGTAGTTGTGCCAACTATGAATATTCAGCTCGATAAAAAACTTATTAGTGGTAATGGAGGATGTAATAATTATACCATGGCTATTAAAAACAGTAACAATACAACCTTGTCTTTAGGAGCGCCTGCGATGACAAAAAAAGCCTGTATGAATAAAAATGTAGAGCCACAATTTGGAGAGGCATTAAGCGAGATAAACTCTTATAAGGCAGATGAGTCTAACCTAACGTTCTATAACGAATCAGGAGAGGAAGTGCTGGCTTTTGTAAAAAATAACACGACTGCTGCAAACATGACTATTCATGACATTTGGGTAGCTGTTGCCATTAATGGAGGTCCGTTAAACCGAATGGTAAAAGCTCCAAGATTAGAGGTGAATTTAACTGACATGAGAGTAATGGGGAACGATGGATGTAATGATTTTTCGGGAGCCATCAAATCGATAGATGCTCAATCAATTACTATAGCACAAATTGCTAAAACTGAAAAAATGTGCATAAAGATGGAAGTTCCTTCTAGCTTTCATAAAGCATTAAATAACATTTCAAGCTATAAAGTAGAAGAAGGAAAATTAATGTTTTACGATACTAACAATAATGAAGTTTTAAAATTTTTAAAAGTAGACTAATACAAAATAATTTATATTTAGTAAAAACTATGAAACGTAGTATTTCTAAAGACACTTTGTTTTTAGTCGTAAAATATTAACACTCATTTTATGCAAGAAGAAACTCTAAAAAGCTCTTGGGGAAAAGTCTCTGATAAATTATCAGGATGGCTAGATACTTTGGTAATAAATTTGCCTAATATTTTCGTGGCAATAATTGTTTTCATAGTGTTTTATTGGTTGGCAAACACTACTAATAATTTACTAAA
It includes:
- a CDS encoding META domain-containing protein encodes the protein MRISNLISAMFIIILLQSCGSTQKVNEETFWVSGLKTPCSAGAGKAMCLNVAKADNLEEANWENFYAPIEGFNFKEGQLQKIKVSVEKLNASEVPADASSLKYTLKEVLETQPDNRVYLSGGWTLSRLKGGPLNRMVVVPTMNIQLDKKLISGNGGCNNYTMAIKNSNNTTLSLGAPAMTKKACMNKNVEPQFGEALSEINSYKADESNLTFYNESGEEVLAFVKNNTTAANMTIHDIWVAVAINGGPLNRMVKAPRLEVNLTDMRVMGNDGCNDFSGAIKSIDAQSITIAQIAKTEKMCIKMEVPSSFHKALNNISSYKVEEGKLMFYDTNNNEVLKFLKVD